Genomic DNA from Aphanothece sacrum FPU1:
AAAACGACAATCTTGTATAATATTAATGTCAGGAATGTCAGGATCAGGAAAAAGCACCATTGCCCAATATATAGCCCGACAAATCAACGCCATTCATATTCGCTCCGATGCAGTGCGAAAGCATTTAGGAAATATTTCCTTAAAAGAAACAGGAGCAGATGAACTGTATACTCCATCGATGAACCAAAAAACCTATCATCGCTTATTAGACTTAGGACTAATGGTTGCTCAACAGGGGTTTCCAGTAATATTAGATGCTAAATTTGATCGCCATCAATGGCGAGAAACTATCATTAATTTAGCTCAAGAACAACAAATTCCCCTTCATATTATCTATTGTCAAGCTCCAATTTCTGTGTTATTCGATCGCCTATCTCAACGCACAGGGGACATTTCTGATGCTACCCCCAACTTACTACAACAACAACAAGCTGTCCATGAACCTTTTAATGAAACTGAACAAAAGTTTTTACAGTCTTTTGATACTACAGAAAACTGGCAAACATCCGTAGATGCTTGGCTGAACTCAGAATTGTTTAAATTGGTCAATTGTTCCTGAGAAAGGTTAACATAAGTTAACAAGTATTTTTTTAAGGGTTATCAACACTGATAAATCCTTGATCTTGGTATCCATCCAAATATAACCTGAGCGATATCTTCAAACATTAGGAGACCCATAGCGTGAAAAATAATAAAAAATGGCGAAATGCTGGCTTATACGCCCTATTATTAATAGTGGTTATTGCGTTAGCATCGTCCCTACTCGATAGACAGCCTCAAAGCCGAGAAAATCTAGCTTATAGTGACTTCATTAACAAAATAGAAAATAGACAAGTTAACCGAGTTACCCTAAATGCAGACAAAACTCAAGCCAGAGTACCAAACCCCAATGGAGGGGCCCCTCTGCTGGTTGACTTACCCGATGATCCTGATTTAATCAATATTTTGACTAAAAACGGTGTAGATATTGCGGTTCAACCCCAAGGTGATGAAAGTATCTGGTTCCGAGTTGCTAGTAGTTTATTCTTGCCCATTTTATTGCTGGTAGGACTGTTTTTCTTATTAAGACGGGCCCAAAGTGGCCCCGGTTCTCAAGCGATGAACTTTGGCAAGTCTAAAGCGCGGGTACAAATGGAACCACAAACTCAAGTCACCTTTGGGGATGTAGCAGGTATTGAACAAGCCAAATTAGAATTAACCGAAGTAGTAGACTTCCTGAAAAATGCCGATCGTTTTACAGCTATTGGTGCCAAAATTCCCAAAGGAGTCTTATTAGTTGGGCCTCCAGGAACAGGTAAAACCCTATTGGCCCGTGCAGTAGCTGGAGAAGCAGGAGTGCCTTTCTTCTCTATTTCTGGATCAGAATTTGTGGAAATGTTCGTCGGTGTTGGTGCATCTCGTGTGCGAGATCTCTTTGAACAAGCTAAAGCGAACGCCCCTTGTATCGTCTTCATCGATGAAATAGATGCAGTTGGTCGTCAACGGGGTGCTGGTTTAGGAGGAGGTAACGACGAACGGGAACAAACTCTGAACCAATTACTGACAGAAATGGACGGATTTGAGGGAAATACAGGCATTATTCTCATTGCTGCCACAAACCGTCCCGATGTCCTCGATGCTGCCTTATTACGTCCGGGTCGTTTTGATCGTCAAGTAGTGGTTGATCGTCCCGACTATGCGGGTCGTCAAGAAATACTGAAAGTTCATGCCCGTGGCAAAACCTTATCCCAAGATGTGGATCTTGATAAAATTGCCCGTCGGACTCCTGGGTTTACTGGGGCTGATCTGTCCAACCTATTAAACGAAGCCGCTATTCTGGCAGCCCGTCGTAACCTGACCGAAATTTCTATGGATGAAATTAATGATGCTATCGATCGCGTTTTAGCCGGGCCAGAGAAGAAAAACCGGGTAATGAGTGAGAAGCGTAAAACCTTAGTTGCTTATCATGAGGCTGGTCATGCCTTAGTTGGGGCCTTAATGCCTGATTATGATCCAGTACAAAAAATCAGTATTATTCCCCGTGGCCGGGCCGGTGGCTTAACCTGGTTTACTCCCAGTGAAGATCGTATGGAGTCAGGGTTATATTCTCGCGCTTACCTGCAAAATCAAATGGCTGTGGCTTTAGGCGGTCGGGTTGCCGAAGAAATCATCTTTGGAGAAGAAGAAGTGACCACAGGGGCCTCTAATGACTTACAACAGGTAGCACGAGTGGCCCGTCAGATGATAACTCGTTTTGGTATGAGCGATCGCTTAGGACCTGTTGCCTTAGGACGGCAAAACGGCGGAGTCTTCTTAGGTCGGGACATTGCCTCAGATCGAGATTTTTCTAATCAAACTGCTTCCGCCATTGACGAAGAAGTGCGTAAATTAGTAGATCATGCCTACCAACGGGCTAAAGATGTATTAGTCAATAATCGTCAGATCTTAGATCAAGTAGCAGAAATGTTGGTAGAAAAAGAGACTGTCGATGCGGAAGAGTTACAAGAAATTTTGACCCGCAATGATGTTAAAATGGCTGCTCTAGCCTAAAGATTATCTTAGTAGGGGTGTGATAACTGCGCCTCTACTAAGTAGTTAGTTATAAATAAAAAAATGTTTGTTCACAACGGCGATCGCACTACCAAAGACGTTGAATGCCATACTGATCCAAGGCAGTATCTACACTAATAATAGGAATTTTTTCAACAATTGCTTGAGCAACCAGTAGGCGGTCGAAAGGGTCTTTATGATAAAAAGGAAGGGTTGTTATCGCATCCGTGTGTTCTGGTGTGATGGCAAGGATATTAAATTAATGTTGGTTCAGGCATACTGCTATAAAATCTTTGTAAGGTCGGCATAGAACCAATTTACTAATACTGATTTTGATGGCAATTTCCCAATAGGATGCTGGACTGATTAATATTTTGTTATTTTGGTTAATAATTAGCTGGTGGGCGGTGCCACTGAGTTGGGATTCGTTGAGTGTGTACCAAAGCAGAGTATGAGTATCGATTATGTATTTCAAGGCAGATACTCCGCAAAGTCTTGCAAGTGTTCTTCATCATCAGCTACGATGGTGATCATTCCTTTACACAGGCCAGGGCCTGGACGTTGGGATGGTGTGGGTGTTTGCCCGATCAATTTGGCAAGTGGGCGATTATTGTCGGTAATTAACAATTCTTCCCCTGGTTTGAGATTGTAAATCAGTTCGGGTAGTTTGGCTTGTGCTTCTTCGAGAGAGATGATCATTATTTTACTGCAAGCGCGAGGATGAAAAGAATTTCTGGGCTGGTAACGTCTCAATTCTAAGTGAATGGGAGCAGGGAATGGATAAGCTCTCCTGATGACTGATCGGGTTAGTTTATCAAAATCAAGTTCTTTTAAGGAGTGCTTATCGTGATTTCCACAACCGTTAATCCCATGATGACTATTGAACCTGTCGCCATTCGAGCCTGGGCAGACAAACGAATGATATATGTTGAACTCAGTGATGGACGTATTATCGGTTTTCCTGGCGATCGCTTCCGCATCTTGAAACAAGCTACAAATGAGCAATTGGCGGCGGTTAAGGTTGAGGTAAACGGTTATGCTCTAAGGTGGGAAGAATTAGATGAGGATATTACTGTTCCTGGGATTATTGCGGGTCATTTCCAGTTACCTCCTTGCTAATCCGTTTTGACAGAAACCGTAGGATAAGTTTGCGAAGTGTAACGCAGATAATAAGTCAATAAAGATCAAAAGGCACGTTATATTAACGTACCCTACAAAAGCGGCGATCGGACTACTCAACCGAGAATATAAGGCGATCGCAATTTAATTCAAGATTCAAAAAAGCGATCGCAGTTTAACTCAACTTGACACTCTCGCCGCTAACCGCTTGGGCGGTGTAGCGGGAGATTCCTGATTCAACGAGCGATGCTTTCTAATACAAGTACCAGCGAGTCTTATTCACTCTCCACAGGCTTAAAATTCCGTCTGTCCGGCGGTATTTATTGACAGTATTCTTAATCCTTCTGCTCTGATATTTTTAGCTGCGTTTTCGTCTCGGTCATGGTGAGTTTGACAATTAGGACAAACCCAATCTCTGATGCTTAAATTTATCAAATTATTTTTGAATCCGCAGCAAGAACAGGTTTTTGTACTTGGATAAAATCTGTCAACTTGAACAAGTTTCCCCCCCTCTCTTTCTAGCTTGTAGCTTAAGAAGTTTAGTAACATACCAAATCCAGCATCAAGTATTGATTTAGCTAATTTGGTACGCGCTAATCCTTTTATACAAAGGTTTTCTGCTACAATGACTTGGTTTTCGTCAACGAGCTTTCTTGAGAGTTTGTGGAGAAAATCTTGTCTAGTATTAGTAATTTTTTCGTGAACAAGAGCGACTTCTTTAATCGCTTTTCTACGGTTGTTAGAACCCTTGGTTCTACGAGATAATTTCTGTTGTCTCCTTTTTAATCGTTTGGCATATTTTCTAGTTGGTTTAATTGGGTCAACCTTATAAGTTGTTTCACCATCAAAGACTGTCACTAGGCTAGATAAGCCTAAATCAATTCCTGAGACTTTAGAGGTTTTATTGATGATTAAATCGTCAGATTCAAATAAAATAGAGGCAAAATATTTACCTGTACTTGTTTTTGAAACTGTCACTGACTTAATCTTTCCTAAAATCTCTTTTGAAAGTTTAGCTTTAACAATCCCCAGTTTTGGGAGCTTTAAACCGTTGTTATTAAGAGAACAACCTTCAGGGTAACGGATTGATTGTTGTTTATATTTACTCTTAAACTTAGGAAATTTAGCCCTTTTAGAAAAGAAATTTTTAAAAGCAGCTTCTAAGTTTTTGAGTGCCTGTTGTAAGGTGGCAGCCGTTGATTCTTGCAACCATTCAAAATCAGGGAGCTTTTTTAGCTGAGTTAGGTCTTTTGCCATTTGGCAATAAGTCATCCCAATCCCAGTTTCTTGATACTGATTGTTAGTCTTATTTAAGTAAAAATTATACACAAATCTTGCACAGCCTAAATTTCGATTTAAGGCAATTTCTTGTGGCTGATTTGGATAAATTCTGACTTTTAAGACATTTAACACGGCTTTCGACCTGTTGTGTTACATTAGCCAGTGTAACACTTAACGCTTTAATATGTCAAACGCTTACAATCATGGATTTAGATCGGTCTACAGACTTAACGCTCATATTGTTTTTGTCGTTAAATACAGAAAACAGGCTATCAGTGAACCTATACTGTCTAGACTTCAAGAAATCTTTAAAGACACTTTAAATAAATGGGATTGTGAATTACTAGAATTTAATGGCGAGTCCGACCATGTTCATTTGCTCATTGACTACAAACCCGATAAACCTTTATCTACTTTAATCGGTAATTTAAAAACTGTTAGTAGTAGGTTGATACGAAAAGAAAACCCTGACTTGTCTAAGAAATACTTTTATGGAAAACCTTATTTTTGGACAGGCTCTTATTTTGTGGCAAGTTGTGGTGGCGTAACTGTTGAACAACTTAAAAATTATGTTGAAAACCAAAATTCCCCTAAGAAATAAGGACTCCCTACGGTCGGTTTATTTGTTGGCAAAAATTCATCTCACCGCTAACCGCTTAGGCGGTGTAGCGGGAGTCCTCTTTTTGCATTTTAGATAGAGAAAAGCGATCGCAAATTAGTTGAAGACACACAAAAGCGATCGCACTGTAATTATAGTTTAGAAGGTGCGTTACATTGGATTAACGCACCCTACTGGACTGTTTCATCTAATTTGGTGTATTAGAATTCGGTTTTGTTGGGTTGAGGCACGAAACCCAACCTACAATCTAAGTAGTCGGACATAAATAAACAATACTATGTTAAGAAATGTAACTAGGTTGTAACCCCTCTCCGGCGCTCCGGCGCTCCGGCGCTCCCCTGCTCACTTCACCGTAACGTTTATTTTTGTCCAGTTACTTATTGCCCTATTTTAAGGGAATGGATAAGCTCTTTTTAGAAGCATTTTTAGCCATTGTTGACAAGCAAAAGGAAGTCCTTTGTTGAAGTAATCATAAACAATGGAATCCGTTCTCATTGTTGAGTTTACAGTCAAAAGTAACTGTATGAACTGCACCTGCTTGTAGAGACAGCGCACCAATGAGATAATCGGAAAAATCTGCTTTTCCTTGTTTCGTCCGTTGTAAAGCCATATAAAATGCTGAACGATTCTCAAATTCAAAGATTCCACAAGTAAGCATAGCTTCTAATGTGTTAACTATCTCCTGTTTGCTATACCTATAAGTTTCTCCTTTTAAAACCCAAACGATTTCACACAGAACAATATTAGCAACAAAGCACTGTTGTCCACTTTCAATCAATTGCTTTGCTTGTTGCCATTGTTGTTCATCATCTTTGGTAAGATAACGGATGAGAATATTTGTGTCAAGTCCAATCATTTGCTCCCTTGCTGATAGCTTTTTCCATATCTTCTAGTGTGATCGCTTTTTTTTCCTGACGCTCTAATATTCCTGATAAAGTCTTAACAGGTGTATTAAGCGGTATGATTTTGACTTCTCCATTTTCGAGAATCACAAAATCCACTTTAGTTCCAGTATCTAGTTTAAGATGCTCGATAATTTCTTGGGGAATGGTCACTTGTCCTTTAGGGGTAATTATTGCACTCGCCATTGCTTGAACCTCTTACCTTATACTCTTTACTTGATTATAAGAAATGTTCCTTAGCTTTTCCCATTTGAATGGTTGAATACAAAAGCGATCGCTTATCTGGTTAAGAAAAATGCGATCACAATTTAGTTCAAGACATAGAAAAGCAATGTGTAATTATAGTTTAGAAGGTGCGTTACATTGCATTAACGCACCCTACACTCTCCTACTGCAAAAGTGACAAGCTCCCCATCGAACTCAGGTTATCAATATGGCTCTAAGCTCCGTATTCTGCCTGTATTGGGTGACTCTTGGATCATTAAATGTCCATCCTTGTTGCAGTGAATAAGTAACATTCGGTGAGGGTGTCGGGTTCTCTGACAAATCAATAACAATGCAAGCCGAGTTAAGGGTAGTAACTGCCATATTTATCTTAATGCTATTGTTTGGCATAATTGCTAATAAGATTTTGCTGCCTGGAGTGAGTTGCAATGGTAATGTTTTATAAAGTAATTGCGCGTTAATTCCTCGGTAATATGGATTAGAATTATCGATAATTCCTATGCCCGATGTGAATTGATCAGTGGTCTCACTTTGTATCCCTATATTTTGTTTTAAATTTGTCGTTATATTAACTGTAAGATCTGAATTCAAGTTAAGCGTTTGCCCCAAACTAATAGGACAAGAACTGCTTATTGCTGTTGTTACTATGTCAGCAGATAAAGGTTTAGTCGGGGTCTGGGAGATATATATTTCTTGTTGATCAACTAAAGGTGAACTACTCACATAGGCAAATAAGTTGTCTTTAAATGTGATCTCAAGGGAAGTTAGAAATCTATCTACAACACCATAGCAGAGAGGAATTGCGCTACAAGAATTGATTGAAGAAGATGATATAAAGTAAATCAATCTATACTTATTTTCATTTAGGATCGAAACTGTTGCAGAATCGAACTCCACTGTAATACGATATTCCATGATTCAATAGCTTTTTTAGCTGGCGTGGGGACATTCATTTCAATGCCTACGCGGGTTTATTTTTTGGTCGGGCATTCATCCCTACCTTATAGAAGGATAGGGAATTCTGCCCGACATTTGGTTAAATTAGTTACAGAGCTATAACTTAAGCAAGTGGAATAATAAGATCAGCAGCAAGGTCAAATTGGATGGGATTTTGCTTGGCTTGTGGGTTTCCCATCGTATTCCATCCCGAATTTATGTTGAAAGCAACACTAATTTTTGGTTGCGAAGTAGATAGAACGCATGAGACCGATTTTGTAAGTGATGTTTGTACAACTGCCCCAATGTTTAACTGAGCCTGTGTAAAAAGAATAAGCACTTTTTCGTAGGGTTGAATAAGATTTCCTGCCGCACCATACTGCGGAAAGGCACAAATTGGAGAGGCTTCTCCTCCTTTGGGCGTTACGAGCAGACCACAAGTCCAGGTTTCTGTTTTTTGAGACAAGAAGGAAAAAGCCCCAGAAACTCCGCCTGACGTAGAGACCGATGCTGAGCCATTAGCATTCAGAGTAATAACATCTCCTGGACTCATGGGTTGATTAGTAGATGTATTTACCGTTGTACCTGCTGTTACTGAAGTGTTACTGAAGTATCCCCCATAGGGGGTATGCCATGATGTCTTAATCTCATTGGAAAATTTGGTCTTAGGCACAGTATACCAAACTGTTGGCAATGCTGCTGATGCGTTAGGACTCTTGCATCCTTTGTATACTTGCATCTGCCATGTGCCATTGTTCAAGGCCGTAAGGGTTTCGTTATCAAGCGCAATACTAACAGTGTAAGTCATGATTTTATTAGTGGTGATAGGTTGATAGGTTGATAGGTTGATAGGATTCGCATTCAGGAGAGCAGTCAATGCCGGGACACGATAGAGAAAAGAAGGCTTACCTTGTTCTCTCCAGTCGCACGGCACGATTAAGCCCCGACCATGGGATGGTCATGCTATTACCGAACTAACTTGAATGGTTTGATGTTGTTGTGGAACAGAAGCATCATAGGTGATATCAACTGTTCTTGCACCTTGTATAGTTGCTAACGGATTAGTGCAAGTAAATTGAATTGCACCACCCGCCAAACCTGTTAGGTTGACATTCATCGGTTGTGCTGTC
This window encodes:
- a CDS encoding AbrB/MazE/SpoVT family DNA-binding domain-containing protein codes for the protein MASAIITPKGQVTIPQEIIEHLKLDTGTKVDFVILENGEVKIIPLNTPVKTLSGILERQEKKAITLEDMEKAISKGANDWT
- a CDS encoding RNA-guided endonuclease InsQ/TnpB family protein, giving the protein MLNVLKVRIYPNQPQEIALNRNLGCARFVYNFYLNKTNNQYQETGIGMTYCQMAKDLTQLKKLPDFEWLQESTAATLQQALKNLEAAFKNFFSKRAKFPKFKSKYKQQSIRYPEGCSLNNNGLKLPKLGIVKAKLSKEILGKIKSVTVSKTSTGKYFASILFESDDLIINKTSKVSGIDLGLSSLVTVFDGETTYKVDPIKPTRKYAKRLKRRQQKLSRRTKGSNNRRKAIKEVALVHEKITNTRQDFLHKLSRKLVDENQVIVAENLCIKGLARTKLAKSILDAGFGMLLNFLSYKLEREGGKLVQVDRFYPSTKTCSCCGFKNNLINLSIRDWVCPNCQTHHDRDENAAKNIRAEGLRILSINTAGQTEF
- a CDS encoding type II toxin-antitoxin system VapC family toxin, yielding MLAITPEHTDAITTLPFYHKDPFDRLLVAQAIVEKIPIISVDTALDQYGIQRLW
- the tnpA gene encoding IS200/IS605 family transposase — encoded protein: MSNAYNHGFRSVYRLNAHIVFVVKYRKQAISEPILSRLQEIFKDTLNKWDCELLEFNGESDHVHLLIDYKPDKPLSTLIGNLKTVSSRLIRKENPDLSKKYFYGKPYFWTGSYFVASCGGVTVEQLKNYVENQNSPKK
- a CDS encoding type II toxin-antitoxin system Phd/YefM family antitoxin, yielding MIISLEEAQAKLPELIYNLKPGEELLITDNNRPLAKLIGQTPTPSQRPGPGLCKGMITIVADDEEHLQDFAEYLP
- a CDS encoding DUF2442 domain-containing protein, which encodes MISTTVNPMMTIEPVAIRAWADKRMIYVELSDGRIIGFPGDRFRILKQATNEQLAAVKVEVNGYALRWEELDEDITVPGIIAGHFQLPPC
- the ftsH3 gene encoding ATP-dependent zinc metalloprotease FtsH3, producing the protein MKNNKKWRNAGLYALLLIVVIALASSLLDRQPQSRENLAYSDFINKIENRQVNRVTLNADKTQARVPNPNGGAPLLVDLPDDPDLINILTKNGVDIAVQPQGDESIWFRVASSLFLPILLLVGLFFLLRRAQSGPGSQAMNFGKSKARVQMEPQTQVTFGDVAGIEQAKLELTEVVDFLKNADRFTAIGAKIPKGVLLVGPPGTGKTLLARAVAGEAGVPFFSISGSEFVEMFVGVGASRVRDLFEQAKANAPCIVFIDEIDAVGRQRGAGLGGGNDEREQTLNQLLTEMDGFEGNTGIILIAATNRPDVLDAALLRPGRFDRQVVVDRPDYAGRQEILKVHARGKTLSQDVDLDKIARRTPGFTGADLSNLLNEAAILAARRNLTEISMDEINDAIDRVLAGPEKKNRVMSEKRKTLVAYHEAGHALVGALMPDYDPVQKISIIPRGRAGGLTWFTPSEDRMESGLYSRAYLQNQMAVALGGRVAEEIIFGEEEVTTGASNDLQQVARVARQMITRFGMSDRLGPVALGRQNGGVFLGRDIASDRDFSNQTASAIDEEVRKLVDHAYQRAKDVLVNNRQILDQVAEMLVEKETVDAEELQEILTRNDVKMAALA
- a CDS encoding PIN domain-containing protein, encoding MIGLDTNILIRYLTKDDEQQWQQAKQLIESGQQCFVANIVLCEIVWVLKGETYRYSKQEIVNTLEAMLTCGIFEFENRSAFYMALQRTKQGKADFSDYLIGALSLQAGAVHTVTFDCKLNNENGFHCL